The sequence ATAAATTGGTAATTCACACGTACATTCTCAGCACTCGTTTCTCAATTCACTTGGTACTTTGAGTATAATTGAGTTTTATACATATTTGAACACACTAAAATCTAACGCTAAGACCttaatttatactaattcgaccgtAACGGCCTTTTCCTAACGGAGTGCCACGTTTTCGCCTGCATGCTCCTCGATCTTCTAAGACTTCCATGCGTTCTTTTTGGATAAGACAGATCAcacactactacaaaatatatCTTTGATAACACTATATTACCACGAACATTTTGTCACTATAGTAATATCTTATTTTTAacgtatataatttttttattttattaaaaaactttTCATCATGGTTTCTAAAAACAATACGGTTGTTTCATTCAACCGTGGTTATATGTTTCATATTTCACTACAGTTGTTGTTAGGAACCGTTGTGAAATTTTTTActacaaaattaaaacataataggTACTTTATTTTGTTCATAACACACGAGGGTGCCCTAGCGAACGAGGCGACAATGATGGCGAAATCTTCACAATCTCCATTAATTTTTGTTAACGAATATCATTTCTTGgtctcttcatcttctttaaagtacGGTACGTTACCATTCTGTGTTCGTTGTTCATTCCttggtctctctctctctctctctctctctctctctctctctctctctctctctctctctctgtggtTAACAGTAGTTGTACAACTTTCTGAATGTTTATGTTCTTCGCTAGGGTTACTAGTTTCTTTTATTAACACATAAATGATGATGGCTTTTGTTGCGTTTCATGAATCAACGATTTCAACATTGACATTGTGATATTTATTGTTCATGTTGCCTTGTTCATGTTTTATTCATATTTTGTGACTATAACTTTGTGTAGTCACAAATGAAATTATCGTTGATTGACGTGATGAACTGTATTCGTGGTTATGAATATGCTTTAGGTTTTGGTGTTGTTAAATATTATATTGTTGTGATGGATATGCATATGCATATAATCATATTAGTATGTTGTGTATGTAGCATTAGTGTGTCATTCACATTAGTCTTTTGATATAAACTTCAGAATTtgttatggatcgtagttggatgaaagctAATAAATTAGGTCCGATGTATGAGAAATGAGTTTTTGAATTCCTTGAATTCACCGAACAAAATGTTTCCGACAATAAAAGTATCTTTTATTGTCATTGTATTAACTGCGGGAATATAAAAAAggtcaaagaaataaatattttatcatctATGTTGTGATGGAATATGTCAAAATTATATAACATGGATGTGGCATGGAGAAATGGATGAAAATCGAAATGTGATGTCACAAATGGATGAATTTGATGAAGATATGGATGATCGACTAGAAGATATGATATGTGATATTAGAGAATTGTCTTATATGAAATCCCATATTCATGATACTTTATATAGCAACAAAGATGCACCTTTATATAAGGGGTGCACAAGCTTTACACGATTGTCTGTgttgttaaaattatttaatttgaaggcAAAAagtggatggtcggataaaattTTCACATAATTTCTTGATTTTTTGAAACAAATGTTACCAAAAGATAACCATTTGTCGGATGTAAGACATTGTCTTGATGTGATGCATGTGGAGAAAAACATGTGTGATAGTTTGATAAGAACACTTCTAAACATTCCAGGAGAGACTAAAGATAATAAGAACTCCCGTTTAGATATGGCAAAGAAGGGTATACGACAACAGTTGACTCCAGAAGATAGAGGAAAACAAAACATATTTGCCTTTAGCATGCCCCActctatctaaaaaggaaaataaaaccgAGGAATTGACCTTCTGCTCCATAATCCTCTTGAGTATATTTCCACCCGATAAGTTAGTTGCGAAATAGTAGAAGAGAAAACAATAAGAGAACAAGAAAATTCAATTCAACACAAAAAACCAATACACtcctaaaataaaggaaatatcgCCTTAACGGAGGAAATGATGGTCTTTGAATCTATATGACATGGTGTGACTCTTATacttaaaaaaaatctatatagtcctttattcttttaaaaagaaTCGACTTCCCCATTTTTAACATTTTAGAGCCAAAATGGAGATTCTCCATGTTTTCCTTAAAATGGTCATTTGATCAACATCGGTTAAAACGAGGTTTACAAGGTATACCAATAGTGCACATCGATTTGTGTGAGGCCTTGACAAGAGGCAAGTAATTGCAAAATGGTGGTGAAAATAGTGATAAGGGTGTGGTAATAGTTTAAATATAGGAAAGCCCGACATGAAAATAACCAAATTATAGGTGTGCTTTGAAACCTTCCAGTGGATATGAAACATGGTGCAAAATATCGAAGCACAAGGTTTAATTTTAAGATAAGTGCACAAATGTTGAAAAGCTCGAATATAGTTCTTAGAAGGAGGATATATCCTTGAGCGACATAATAGTAAACTACATTGAATGGTGCTCGAAGGTTGTGAAATGTAACCATAGGCCATAATATTGGAAAGTAATATTGTACATATGAAATCGATATAGGGGAACCACCCACATATCTGATCATTAGGTTTTGGAAAGATAAATGCCCATTGTCAGGGTTCTCCAAATTATAGGTGTGCTTTGTGTTCATTCTTAGTTTGGTTTTGTgttaagtttaaaaataaaagaaatgtgtTTGAAAAGTAAAAGATAAGGTGTATGAATGGTAAAAAAGGTAAAGTGCAAGAATGAATAACAGGGATATTGACTCAAaagcaattaaaaaaaataaagactttACTGAATGGAAATCTGAATTGATAAACTGTAAAGTAATTCGATTAACATAAATTGGTAATTCACACGTACATTCTCAGCACTTGTTTCTCAATTCACTTGGTACTTTGAGTATAATTGAGTTTTGTACATATTTGAACACACTAAAATGTAACGCTAAGACCttaatttatactaattcgacagTAACGGTCTTTTCCTAACGGAGTGCCACGTTTTCGCCTGCATGCTCCTCGATCTTCTAAGACTTCCACCCGTCCTTTTTGGAAAAGACAGATCGTTTGAATTCAAATCTTCTTCTACTCGAGGCGCCATAACGTAATCAACGTGGCTGTCGAAGCTTACTTTCCAAATGCTCTGAAATATTCTAAGTCTTTTACCCTTCACCTTCGAAGATATTTAACTAAAGTTTTACTTTGACGAGGTAAAACCCCTTTTTACATAAAAAGAGAATCTCGAATGGCCTCTAAAAGCCATGTGCCTCTCTTCGAGGTATATCCTTTAGAACCATATCTTCCTTCGCCTGTCAAAATCTCAGCTAACAGTATCACAATTAATGGCGACAATCAAGTGTAACATCCTTATGCTCAAAAGCTGTTTGATGAAATTCCTGACAGAATTTAGAGATTTATAAGAGTTTGTAGCATCCTTATTTAAAGTAGACAGTATGAATTAAATGTGTGAAATTTTATGAGGACCgttatttaaagaaaaatttaatagaaagtaaaattgaatttcaattatttatagGAAGGAgaacatatatatttttactcttttaaagttttttaacttcattattttttataatagtgaaataaattctaaaaaaattctcATAGTAACATACTATTTTTGATAAATGAAGTAAAAGTTAGAACTATACTatttcaacaaaattaaaataaacaataagTGTTGATACTTATTGCCATTAAAAAAAACTACACTTCTCACTTCTCACAACTTTTTGCACAACTTTTAGACAGTGATTACATTTTCCCCTTTTAGAGCTTTTTAGAGAGAGAAAATGGAGAATCTATGGCGAGCAGCAACCGGTCAAGAACCCGACCCAGAAGCCTACGCCGGAATCGAATTCTGGTCAAACCCCGAACGCTCCGGCTGGCTTACCAAACAAGGCGACTACATCAAAACCTGGCGCCGCCGCTGGTTCGTTCTCAAGCAAGGCAAACTCTTCTGGTTCAAGGACCAATCCTCCGCCGCCACACACTCCTCCGTCCCGCGCGGCGTCATCTCCGTCTCCACCTGCCTCACTGTAAAAGGCGCCGAGGACGTTCTGCACAAAGCCTCCGCTTTTGAACTCTCGACGCCGGAGTCTACTATGTTCTTTATTGCTGATAATGATAAGGATAAGGAAGATTGGATCAATTCGATTGGGAGGGCGATTGTTCTTGGGTCGAGATCTCATGCTGCTTCTGAGGTTATTGATTATCGTCAATCTAGTGAGACTTGatccttgttcttgttcttgttcgtCTCTTTGTATACTATAGTTCTTTGTTTTTCTTGATTGTGATGATGAACCCAGTTGTAAAAGTATTCATctgtattttcttttttgtttttttcaataaaaatttatGCTTTTTTGGTTTTTGGTAATTGGGTATGTAGGATTTTGATTTGATCTGGTTGAATAAGTGATTTTTGGGATAAGTGCTTTATGAATATAATTTTTGTGTCTttgaaaaaaagtgatttttgggGAAAGAAGTGAGGAAGTGGGATTCAATTGTTTTGCTTCTTGATTGTCAGTTTTGTAAGCTCAGAGTTGATGTTTTGAGTTTTTCTGAGTGAAATGGAAATATGCAGTGAAGCATATTCTGTTCTGGCATTGATTGAATTGCTGTTGGAAATTTGCTTGAGTTATGTGTTTTTCtctaatttgttttattatgaATAAATAAGTTAGTAGTTTCATAAATCATATATAGGTGAATGCTGATTCCCCTCTAATTTTCACTCTCATAGAAATTATGTAACTCTTAGAACTCTTGTGGTATGAATTGAGAATTTGAGATGGCTGCATGACTACATGCTTTGTGCTTAAGCAGTCCTATTATTGGACTTGGAGAACTTTAATGGGTATGGAAAGAAGCCTTCCAAAGGGTTTGTGGAAGAAACCGGACAGGCAGGCAGCCGTCCCCTCGGGTCGCCTGACAGTGACCTAGATCCGTGTTTGCCACCCGATCCACTTCAACAACACGTGGCAGTTAAGGTACTCAAAAAAGAGTTAGTTGGACTGTAGCATCAAAGAAGGATACTGTCCCCCTATAATGTGGGAAGAACAAGTTTCCCTCTACTCCCATGAATTCGCTGGGAAAGTAAGAGAAAATCCTCCCATGAATTCGCCGGGAAAGTAAGAGAGAACCGTTTCTTCCCTCCTAGCCGCCCCGAGAAACCATCTATTTATACTCCAATCTCAAAGTTTGGACATTTATTCACTAATTCTCAGATTCATTCAATCCAGAATCTTTGTGTCCCCCTCGCCAAAAGGTTTTATCATTGTATTTCACAAGTGtaattaagaaatattttaaaCTAGATTTGTGTTGGGGAGGAATGAGGAATCCTTGTTATAACAACAACACCTAATAATGATGATAATTAAGCTGTCCAGTCTTTTCTTTTTGACAATGGTAAACAAGTGTGTTGTCAAGTTAGCAGCATAATTATATGTTTTGGAAAAACATGCTGACTAATTGCTGTGAATATTGCTACCAGTAAGAAAGTGAAGTTTTAATTTGTTCACAAAGATATGCATGGTATCATTGCTTTGCATTTAGGGTTGAGCCGATGCAATTATTAGTTCTAATTAAGCTAGTTAGCATGCCTTGTTTCTTATGATACATAATTTGGATAACTCTGTCCCTTATCATTATCATGAGGATTGAGGAGTGACATCAAAGTAATCAAAGTAATAATCACCAGTTTCATTAATAACAATAGATCATAAACAGTTGCATTCGTTCGTTCTATGAAATGTGAGTTTATTGACTTGTTGGTTTTACTATTCTTTCTAGTTTCTTGATATTATTGTCGTTTAAAGTTTTTGCACAcagattaaataatatattagtatTGTTAAAAGACATTTGGTTTTTGTTAAATTGATCTtataaatatgttaaaaatagtgtaaaaagtaataattaaatgacacaattgaaaaaataacaataatttttACATTAGAAAAATGTAaatgacatttattttaaaataaaatttatttattaaaatgacaGGGATTATGAAAGGGGGAGTATTCTTCAAGTGTATTGAAAACTAATAGgagttattttttttaacttcattCTTTATGATTTATACAATCAGTTTCATTTCCAAGCCATTGTTACCTTATTCATCCATGATAAATAGAAGTTGAAGGAAAAATGGCAACCTGCCCCATTTTTGACATCACGGTTTTTTTGGGGTCCAAAACATCATAGACTAAAAGTGAACAGAAATTCAGTTTTGCACTCTCTTGGGCTTAGTTTATTTGTTGATGTCTATTTCCGCCTTTGAAACCTCTATATCTCTAAGTGACAGTTGATAAGAATATATAATTCAAAACCTTCACCTATTCCACTATTGTTTTACAAGATAAATCACAATCATTTTTATCGTTTCACAAGAATATAGAATTTAAATCCTGTACCTAATAAAGATGGTAATATATTAACCTATCATGTCTTTTCTTTTTGTGAGTGATAAATGAGTGTGTTGTGAGGTTGGCATAGTTTGTTTAGCagcataattatatattttgaattgAACATGTGAAGGACAATTTTGTTAACAAAGATAAGTATGGTATCATTGCTTTGTATTGAATTGAGGGTTTGGGTATTGAGACTACAATTATTACTTCTAATTAAATTAGTATACCTTGCTTGTTTCTTTATGATACGGAATTTTGATAACTATGTTCCTTATCATGAGGAAAGAGAGATCAAAATAATAACAGAAATGCTATAACTACACTCATTTTAACACCTACACCGTATTTATATACGGTATGATCAATTCTcctcttattttattattactcttTGCATTGATAATTGAGCCACTTCACAAATAATGCATAAAGTTTACGGTGTAGCCAATTCGGTGTCAGATTTTAATGTAAGCATAGCATATCTCAAATAATAATCACCAATTTCATTAATAACAATAGTACATAAACAGTTGCATTTACTCACTCTATGTTGTGAAAGTTTATTGACTGGTTGGTTTTACTATGACCTAAAATTAGTTAGATGCAAGGTCTAAATCTTTTTCTAATTTCTTCAATGTTACTATTTTTCTCcaaacaaacttttttttttttaaatttgtatttggAAAATAATAGGAATTAttttggcaaaataccctttttgttcccttatgttaacctcggggttcattttggttccttaacttcaaaaagtgtcatattggtcctttaactcttcaaaatgtgtcatttaactcctttttgtcatattagcgactgatttagcgaccgatttttgagtttttccgtcgctaatgtgacaaaaaggactaaaatgacacattttgaagagttaagggaccaatatgacactttttgaagttaaaggaccaaaatgaaccctgaGATTAACATAAGGGatcaaaaagagtattttgccaatTATTTTTTACTCCATTCTTTATGATTGATACAATCAGTTCCATTTCCCACTTACACTATTGATCCATATAAAAATTGAGGTTGCAGGAAAAAACTCCATCCATATCTCTTGATACTCTTAGGCACCTAATGCAATTTCATTTATGCTCGCTGTTTTCAgagatatatattaatttttttttgtcaagatttgattttttttcggtATTACATCTACGGAACATGTCTATtctgaattaaaaaaaaagtgtttatGAAGGTACatctctaaaaaaataaaaatatttttgaaagcgCGCATGGGTAACAAGCTCTCAAGGAAAAATTGCAACTTAGCCCCATTTTCAACATTATAggctttttttgttttgaaaaacttcaTAAACTAAAGTAAGAGATTGTATCTAGCACCCTTAACATTATCTTGACACCCctacataattttaaaatatcaataatgtctcttttataatttatatctCTTAATTTTTAcacttttttgaaaaaattattttcagaaagtcatgtaaaaataaaaaatcgaaTAGTTATAACTAAAAATCTAgtagaaacaaataaaattgaAGAGGAAAAAGCTTGGTTTTGTACTAGTTTTTTTGCAATTTATAAAATCAAGTTTGAATTTATATCGGATATATTGAAAaatgagtttaaaggtagtgttgCCACTATAAATCAAAATTATACATATATCCAATCCAAATCTTTAAATTCGTCAAGTCATcaatattttaagattaaaactaTGATTTGATGGGATACATGTTTTTCATTGGTtgacagtataaaaatattttacactgttagtGTATATTCTATTTTCTCTTGAAAAATTCAGTGTGTGTTTTGTCCATACtagatattttgaaaaatttcGGTGTATAGGATTTTTGTCCTTCTCCTGAAAAACCAGGTGGCCTTGTATACGTTATTAAATTACTCACCATGGATGCATCTGAAATGGATTGTTCTTTTGAAATTTTTACAAAATTCTTCACCACTAACTTGATGTGTTTTATTTACATGTTTTATCTGAACTATTAAAttttttagttaaaatatgaAATCTATaggtaatttatttatattttaattaacaaatattttcttttaaaatagaaGTGTTATCACGTGCATAATATATTGGGAGACAACATGATATTATTGTGGTTAACATTCGTTATGATACAACTAATGGGAATGGAAAGAACGACAAACTTATTTCTTGGTtgtaaaaagggaaaaaaaattacaaaatcatAGGAAAATCGAAAGTTACTTGTAGTAGAAGAGTTGAGTGCTCCTTCCGGTTGAGATTTGTGCCAAGTGGTTGTGGTTGGAACATAAAGGTTAGGTGTGTAACCCCTAAGCATGTCTCTGCACTCATAATTGCAAGCTCGATGCTCATCAAAGAAGGGTGCTCATCAATGGAAGGGTGAAAAAGTTATCTgcaagtgtgagatggaatatgatgGAGATACCTTCCATGGTAATCATCATCTCACCAAATAGAAAATGAAATGTAGATGTGTTTTATATCATCGTTGAACAAAATCAGATAACAATGGAGTGTCAATCATTCTGCAGTGAGAATTGGTGAGAGTTACTCTATCCGCCCTGGTGCAAAAATGACTATCACCATAATGTTTGACATTAATGTCAGAACTCAATATAGGTATAATTTTACCATCTCTTCCTCTATTTATCTTAAAACAAAAAATCTTACTATTAAAAATTAAAGTTGCCtaccaaattttcaaaaaatctgaTGTCACCCCTACAAACATACCAAGTTGTTAAAATTATGAATTGACCCCTAGATTCTATCGGATATTTAAAAAATGCCGATATAAATCATAGAATTTATaccataaattttgaaaaaattagtgTAACTGTATGGGTTTATAACAAACTTATTAAAAATGCGGAAAACACAAAATATttggtatttattttttaaatttatggtAAAAGTGCATAAAGATATTTCTCAATTTGTGCTTGAGCTTAATTTATTTTGAACCATTTTATACATCTCGTGTCCAAAAACAAAACTCATGCTTACCACTTTTTCTCCCTTCTTTTCAAATCCTACATAACACTTCTAAAAATACCTATTTTGtgtttcaaatgcaaatcaaATCATCAATGGATTCTAGACACACCCTTTTCGTCTAAATGCAAATGTAATATGACTTTGAACCTTCTCATTGTATTTAGTCTGTGTTGGTTTAATTTGGATTGTAGGATCCGAACAATTTTATGAGT comes from Vicia villosa cultivar HV-30 ecotype Madison, WI unplaced genomic scaffold, Vvil1.0 ctg.001083F_1_1, whole genome shotgun sequence and encodes:
- the LOC131633162 gene encoding pleckstrin homology domain-containing protein 1-like, with amino-acid sequence MENLWRAATGQEPDPEAYAGIEFWSNPERSGWLTKQGDYIKTWRRRWFVLKQGKLFWFKDQSSAATHSSVPRGVISVSTCLTVKGAEDVLHKASAFELSTPESTMFFIADNDKDKEDWINSIGRAIVLGSRSHAASEVIDYRQSSET